A window of the Lactuca sativa cultivar Salinas chromosome 5, Lsat_Salinas_v11, whole genome shotgun sequence genome harbors these coding sequences:
- the LOC128126006 gene encoding uncharacterized protein LOC128126006 — protein MVQDVETKKHIQLQAVKILILDKFHAVEEVQGRFALKHWLQTERKRNKFACIKATLRFSMVVTRHGAGGSGSRSGSVLGDGTEPVDERLCELIAAEVTRGILDVTPVIFGTVKEVRDPIVIRRWVADIENAQCTSSCPDAEKVDFASCMLRDRAQYWCGEVTSQVGAAVVAEMTWVDFVQRFDLEFEPNVKVQRLVREFQELQQTNDIVTEITAKWKPEQAHTGVGQAKKPKTSNSSSKGQQVHGQCAKCGRSYGRVCQGIGLVDCPRLQGGRGAVAALASATMRIIDGRVAKADALAVKSRTFLVNGMSAHVLFDSGATRSFVSLALSKKFWDELGTLDSLLKVEIVDDHTLSVVRVYRDYVLNVLGERFRIDLVPIPLQGLKVIVRMDWLGANMAMIDCEHQLVKVQIGYSGREALVRADPLFSRES, from the exons ATGGTTCAAGACGTTGAGACCAAGAAGCATATACAACTTCAGGCAGTTAAAATACTTATTCTTGATAAATTTCATGCAGTTGAGGAAGTACAAGGGAGATTCGCACTCAAGCATTGGCTTCAAACAGAAAGAAAGAGAAACA aatttgcatgcataaaggcaactcTTAGG ttcagtatggtggtgacacgaCATGGAGCTGGGGGATCAGGATCGAGATCTGGATCTGTGTTGGGCGATGGTACCGAGCCTGTTGACGAAAGGCTGTGTGAGCTCATCGCAGCCGAGGTTACGAGGGGAATCCTTGATGTTACCCCAGTTATCTTTGGGAcagtcaaggagg TCAGGGACCCTATTGTTATCCGACGCTGGGTGGCGGATATAGAGAACGCCCAGTGCACGAGTTCTTGCCCTGATGCGGAAAAGGTGGATTTTGCTTCATGTATGCTGAGAGACAGAGCCCAATACTGGTGTGGAGAGGTGACTAGTCAGGTGGGAGCAGCCGTtgtggctgagatgacatgggTTGACTTTGTTCAACGATTTGATTTGGAGTTTGAACCAAATGTTAAGGTGCAGCGGTTGGTGAGGGAGTTCCAGGAGCTCCAGCAGACCAACGATATTGTGACGGAGATTACTGCCAAGTGGAAGCCTGAGCAGGCACATACAGGAGTAGGacaggctaaaaagcctaagacctcgaATTCATCCAGTAAGGGACAGCAAGTCCATGGCCAGTGTGCCAAATGTGGGAGATCTTATGGTAGAGTTTGCCAGGGGATAGGCCTG GTTGATTGTCCAAGGTTGCAAGGAGGAAGAGGAGCAGTGGCGGCACTTGCGTCCGCCACGATGAGGATTATTGATGGTCGCGTTGCTAAGGCGGATGCTTTAGCGGTGAAGAGCC ggacctttttagtCAATGGTATGTCGGCTCATGTTTTGTTcgattcgggtgccacccgatcgtttgtatctcttgcgcttagtaaGAAGTTTTGGGATGAGCTGGGAACCTTAGATTCCCTGCTTAAGGTGGAGATTGTGGATGACCACACTCTGAGTGTTGTGAGGGTGTATCGGGACTATGTCCTAAATGTGCTTGGGGAGAGGTTTCGTATTGATCTAGTCCCGATACCGTTGCAAGGGCTGAAGGTGATTGTCAGGATGGACTGGTTAGGAGCCAACATggccatgatcgactgc